The following coding sequences are from one Gossypium raimondii isolate GPD5lz chromosome 4, ASM2569854v1, whole genome shotgun sequence window:
- the LOC105779692 gene encoding uncharacterized protein LOC105779692, producing MGFSKEEKSRRILRGFKTVFFLVTMVISFLVFSAPVFLVIADTILPSALLSASLSPPSLQTLYSHFTNYDFRNSLIDIPLISIIRSAIIICVYSFCDGPKLSRGPYLGTTMICCVSSLMFVSVKASYASGWSSGREGSAMETALFICSLALAIAHIIVAYRTSCRERRKLLVYKIDIEAISACKNGFPRYPKIVK from the exons atgggTTTTTCGAAGGAAGAGAAATCAAGAAGAATCCTGAGAGGTTTCAAAACAGTGTTCTTCTTGGTAACAATGGTGATTTCATTTCTTGTATTTTCTGCACCTGTTTTTCTTGTTATTGCTGATACAATTTTGCCTTCTGCTTTGCTTTCTGCTTCCCTGTCTCCTCCTTCACTCCAAACCCTATATTCCCATTTCACTAACTACGATTTCAGGAATTCTCTCATTGATATCCCTCTCATCTCCATCATCAGATCAGCTATTATAATCT GTGTTTATAGTTTTTGTGATGGGCCTAAACTTTCCAGAGGACCATACCTTGGAACCACAATGATATGTTGTGTTTCATCTTTGATGTTTGTTTCGGTAAAAGCTTCATATGCATCGGGTTGGAGTAGTGGTAGAGAAGGGTCAGCCATGGAAACTGCTCTTTTCATTTGTTCACTGGCTCTGGCAATTGCGCATATAATTGTGGCTTATAGAACAAGTTgcagagaaagaagaaaactcCTTGTCTACAAAATTGACATTGAAGCA ATTTCAGCTTGCAAGAATGGGTTTCCAAGGTATCCAAAGATCGTGAAGTAA